The following are encoded together in the Arcticibacterium luteifluviistationis genome:
- a CDS encoding Gfo/Idh/MocA family protein: protein MDRKLKVLISGTGFAGQGHADAFRAVGVKVVGIVGRTASVVSKVATKMAIPYSGTDWQRALKDCQPDIVSIATPGGAHYETIKQAIEFGCHVFSDKPLTDTGKSALELYKLAQKKNVKTAYASSFRYMPHIMHAKQLVASGIIGEPTEVECISHFNLERDIPFGWSHRKEDGGGRLNNNFTHMISIATSVIGENILSIMGEVRDDLGKAPIVEGVHNFKTRREFIPEDLNDPSLKWGESNVEWSYTVMAQVESPIATKPVSVLFKHGGLNPRFNEDHIVFYGTKGAIYIKGHYGMGPLYIWDESKTWKELPLPQDIVDDQPKVDGDTERNWQYLTREFVKDIKGEKVAYYQSFKEGSLYQQLIDLIRKNDSWTDVSHLQ, encoded by the coding sequence ATGGACAGAAAATTGAAAGTACTAATTTCAGGAACTGGGTTTGCGGGACAAGGTCATGCGGATGCATTTCGAGCCGTAGGCGTTAAGGTAGTAGGCATTGTAGGCAGAACGGCAAGTGTTGTAAGCAAGGTAGCTACTAAAATGGCTATCCCTTATTCTGGTACAGATTGGCAACGAGCTTTGAAAGATTGTCAACCGGATATTGTTTCTATTGCCACACCAGGTGGTGCCCATTATGAGACTATTAAGCAGGCAATTGAGTTTGGCTGTCATGTATTTAGTGACAAACCATTAACTGATACCGGAAAGTCCGCCTTAGAATTATACAAACTCGCCCAAAAGAAAAACGTAAAAACGGCATACGCTTCTAGTTTTCGTTACATGCCACATATCATGCATGCCAAACAACTGGTAGCAAGTGGCATAATAGGCGAACCAACTGAAGTTGAGTGTATTTCACACTTTAATTTAGAGCGAGACATTCCCTTTGGCTGGTCACATAGAAAAGAAGATGGCGGCGGACGCCTTAATAACAACTTCACGCACATGATCTCGATAGCTACCTCAGTTATTGGTGAAAATATCTTATCAATAATGGGAGAAGTGCGTGACGACTTGGGCAAAGCACCTATCGTTGAAGGGGTGCATAACTTTAAAACAAGAAGAGAATTTATTCCTGAAGACTTAAACGACCCTTCACTTAAATGGGGAGAGAGTAACGTAGAGTGGTCATATACGGTGATGGCCCAAGTAGAAAGCCCTATTGCCACAAAACCAGTTTCTGTACTATTCAAACATGGTGGGCTAAACCCTAGATTCAATGAAGACCACATTGTGTTTTACGGCACAAAAGGAGCAATCTACATTAAAGGGCATTATGGCATGGGACCCCTCTATATTTGGGATGAAAGTAAAACTTGGAAAGAGCTGCCACTACCTCAAGATATTGTGGACGACCAACCAAAAGTGGATGGTGATACAGAGCGAAATTGGCAATACCTGACGAGAGAATTTGTAAAAGACATAAAAGGAGAAAAAGTAGCTTACTACCAATCTTTTAAGGAAGGTAGTTTGTATCAACAACTTATTGATTTAATAAGAAAAAATGACAGCTGGACAGACGTAAGTCATCTACAATAA
- a CDS encoding sodium:solute symporter family transporter — translation MFYEYLVIGLYFILILVIGVVFSRMASNSTSDYFRGGGRMLWWMVGSTAFMAQFSAVTFTGAAGKAFADGFAISLVYIGNTFAFFCGWAYFAHRFRQMRVDTPTQGVKRRFGPKNELFFSWALIVFSFLNAGVWLNALGVFTSAVFDADINLTIIVVGLTVVFVSVLSGAWGVVASDFVQTLVVAVVSVACAVVALIKVGGPVNLVNNFPGGFVIGPNMNYPLILFGTFIFFLPKQIITIMNLHDSFRFLNAKDSINARKASLLAMTLMGVGTIVWFIPPWAAATLYPDAAEGYTQLGNKAGDAVYLVFARNAMPIGTVGLLMAGLFAASMSSMDSALNKNAGIFIRSIYEPFLAKRNRKTDDKSLLSISRLVSFVSGLGVIAAGLYFSSLKELSLFELMMSVSTMVQLPMMVPLLFGIFIKKTPQWAPWATIAVGLFVSWFIANIFTAEVCASMFGVESLTNREIIDLNIILTIAGHLFITSAFFCATSLFYNEAKDENREETELFFKDLERPVVADDDLQDKVDSQQRNKLGSMVMAMSVGILLMALIPNPLWGRMMFIVCAFIISGIGFLLKRSAKNPST, via the coding sequence ATGTTTTACGAATATCTGGTAATTGGTCTTTATTTTATTTTAATCCTTGTCATTGGTGTTGTGTTTTCGCGAATGGCGAGTAACTCAACCAGTGATTATTTCCGAGGCGGCGGCAGAATGCTTTGGTGGATGGTTGGCTCTACAGCCTTCATGGCACAATTTTCGGCCGTGACTTTCACTGGTGCGGCAGGTAAAGCCTTTGCAGACGGTTTTGCTATTAGCCTTGTATACATTGGAAACACCTTTGCATTCTTTTGTGGATGGGCATACTTTGCTCATCGATTTAGACAAATGAGAGTGGATACACCAACACAAGGCGTTAAAAGGCGATTTGGTCCTAAAAATGAATTGTTTTTTTCCTGGGCATTAATTGTATTTTCTTTCCTGAATGCAGGCGTTTGGCTAAATGCTTTAGGTGTTTTTACAAGTGCCGTTTTTGATGCAGATATCAATCTAACGATTATTGTAGTAGGTCTCACGGTAGTTTTTGTTTCAGTATTATCTGGAGCTTGGGGTGTTGTGGCATCCGATTTTGTACAAACCTTGGTGGTAGCAGTAGTTTCTGTAGCCTGTGCGGTGGTAGCATTAATTAAAGTTGGTGGACCCGTTAATTTGGTTAATAATTTCCCTGGTGGTTTTGTCATAGGGCCAAATATGAACTACCCTTTAATACTGTTTGGAACCTTCATCTTCTTTTTACCAAAACAAATCATAACAATAATGAATCTTCATGATTCATTTCGATTCCTTAACGCAAAAGACTCCATCAACGCCCGTAAAGCATCCTTATTAGCCATGACGCTAATGGGAGTCGGAACTATTGTTTGGTTTATCCCTCCTTGGGCAGCTGCCACTTTATACCCAGATGCCGCAGAAGGCTATACGCAACTAGGTAATAAGGCCGGAGACGCCGTTTACCTTGTATTCGCTCGGAATGCGATGCCCATAGGAACTGTTGGATTACTGATGGCCGGTCTTTTTGCAGCATCCATGTCATCCATGGATTCGGCATTAAATAAAAACGCTGGAATATTTATACGAAGTATTTATGAGCCATTCTTGGCTAAGAGAAATAGAAAAACCGATGACAAAAGCCTGTTAAGCATTAGCCGTCTAGTAAGTTTTGTAAGTGGCTTAGGAGTTATTGCCGCTGGACTGTACTTTTCATCACTCAAAGAGTTAAGCTTATTTGAATTAATGATGTCTGTATCCACAATGGTTCAGTTGCCCATGATGGTGCCTTTATTATTTGGAATTTTCATAAAAAAGACTCCACAATGGGCCCCGTGGGCCACCATCGCTGTTGGTCTATTCGTTTCTTGGTTTATTGCTAATATTTTCACCGCAGAAGTTTGTGCGTCAATGTTTGGTGTAGAATCACTTACTAATCGGGAAATTATTGACTTGAATATAATTTTAACAATTGCTGGGCATTTGTTTATCACTTCAGCTTTTTTCTGTGCCACTTCATTGTTCTATAATGAAGCCAAGGACGAAAATAGAGAAGAAACTGAGCTCTTTTTTAAAGACTTGGAAAGACCCGTTGTTGCCGATGATGATCTTCAAGATAAAGTCGACAGCCAGCAAAGAAACAAATTAGGTAGCATGGTGATGGCGATGAGTGTCGGCATTCTATTGATGGCTCTTATCCCAAACCCTCTTTGGGGTAGAATGATGTTTATAGTTTGTGCATTTATTATATCTGGCATTGGCTTTTTGTTGAAGCGAAGTGCTAAAAATCCTTCAACCTAA
- a CDS encoding glycosyl hydrolase — protein MKKHIIITAVLLMSMVSASFAQTPKVLDYLKTISGKSTLAGQHNREPNAKPARWTEFIKETTGTYPALWSGDFLFQQGNIDNRWTMVHEAKRQWDNGAVINIMWHACPPDQGEPCGWDPGLLNAQLDDTQWKELLTDGYVLNETWKARMDDIAVYLQYLEDNDVEVLFRPLHEMNQGKFWWGGRPGPKGTAQLYRLIHDYFTNVKKLSNLIWVWDMQDMSRDFEDYNPGEEYWDVFAFDVYDKGFDASWYNYILPIVGDKPMAIGECSVLPNVEMLSTQPKWVFFMPWAELVKESNTQEEIKTLYKHPRIITREEMPGWK, from the coding sequence ATGAAAAAACATATTATCATTACGGCAGTGCTTCTGATGTCTATGGTTTCAGCATCATTCGCACAAACGCCAAAAGTCTTAGACTATCTTAAAACTATTTCTGGTAAAAGTACGCTTGCGGGACAGCATAATAGAGAGCCGAATGCCAAGCCTGCCAGATGGACAGAATTTATAAAAGAGACTACAGGAACGTATCCCGCACTTTGGAGTGGCGATTTCTTATTTCAACAAGGAAATATAGATAATCGATGGACCATGGTGCATGAGGCAAAAAGGCAGTGGGATAATGGAGCTGTCATTAACATAATGTGGCATGCTTGCCCACCAGACCAGGGTGAGCCATGCGGATGGGATCCTGGTTTACTTAATGCTCAGCTAGATGATACTCAATGGAAGGAATTGTTAACAGATGGATATGTCCTAAATGAAACCTGGAAAGCTAGAATGGACGACATCGCTGTTTATCTTCAGTACCTAGAAGACAATGACGTAGAAGTACTTTTCAGGCCATTGCATGAAATGAATCAAGGTAAGTTTTGGTGGGGTGGGAGACCAGGCCCAAAGGGTACGGCCCAGCTTTACCGTCTTATTCATGACTATTTCACCAATGTTAAAAAGTTGTCTAATTTGATTTGGGTGTGGGATATGCAAGACATGAGTAGAGATTTTGAGGACTATAATCCAGGTGAAGAATATTGGGATGTGTTTGCTTTTGATGTTTATGATAAGGGATTTGATGCATCTTGGTATAATTATATTCTACCTATAGTAGGAGATAAGCCAATGGCAATAGGAGAATGTTCGGTTTTGCCAAATGTTGAAATGTTATCTACTCAGCCCAAATGGGTTTTCTTTATGCCTTGGGCGGAGTTGGTAAAGGAATCAAATACTCAGGAAGAGATAAAAACTTTGTATAAACATCCACGTATTATTACTCGCGAAGAAATGCCAGGTTGGAAATAA
- a CDS encoding alpha/beta hydrolase-fold protein, whose translation MKKIVFSLFSLSSFCAFAQDAKPDVISPEVLSDKQVVFRIYAPKAESVKLSSDDKWDKIDFKKDSRGVWEGVWDNVQPGAYRYRFVVDGVNVYDPAAPTARETTALLTMTSGDDFFAMKDDVAHGAISQRHYYSKTVKQTRRLHVWTPPGAELSKEALPVFYLIHGGGDKDNAWSTIGCAANILDNLFAEGKIVPMIVVMPNGSVESETETMLEKVPIFKDDLINDIIPFIESNYNVYKDAEHRAIMGLSFGGLETLEAVTAHPEAFDYVGVLSSGWWISDTWFKKRGTRDDISLRIKRLKETASTFNESVKILYFTQGGPEDLAYENGMETLKLFDAAGIKYKYSESPGGHTWMVWRKNLWDLAPLLFK comes from the coding sequence ATGAAAAAAATAGTTTTTAGTCTGTTTTCTTTATCTAGTTTTTGTGCGTTTGCACAAGACGCCAAACCTGATGTAATCTCTCCTGAGGTGCTTTCTGATAAGCAAGTAGTTTTTAGGATTTATGCACCAAAAGCCGAAAGTGTCAAACTTAGTTCTGACGACAAATGGGATAAGATTGATTTTAAGAAAGACAGCAGAGGGGTTTGGGAAGGTGTTTGGGATAATGTGCAGCCGGGTGCTTACCGTTATCGTTTTGTGGTGGATGGTGTAAATGTTTATGACCCAGCGGCACCAACAGCTAGAGAAACTACTGCTTTACTAACTATGACTTCTGGTGATGATTTCTTTGCGATGAAAGATGATGTAGCACATGGTGCTATTTCTCAACGACATTATTATTCTAAAACGGTGAAACAGACGAGGCGACTGCATGTATGGACACCTCCTGGGGCTGAGCTTTCAAAAGAGGCATTGCCTGTGTTTTATTTAATACATGGAGGTGGAGATAAAGATAATGCTTGGTCTACGATAGGTTGTGCAGCTAATATTTTAGATAATCTTTTTGCAGAAGGAAAGATAGTTCCCATGATTGTGGTGATGCCTAATGGAAGTGTTGAAAGTGAAACCGAAACGATGTTAGAAAAGGTGCCGATTTTCAAAGATGATCTTATTAATGACATCATTCCATTTATAGAATCTAATTATAATGTATATAAAGACGCGGAACATAGGGCTATTATGGGTTTGTCTTTTGGTGGCTTGGAAACTCTTGAGGCAGTCACTGCTCATCCAGAAGCTTTTGATTATGTAGGTGTATTAAGTTCAGGGTGGTGGATTAGTGATACTTGGTTTAAAAAGAGAGGAACTAGAGATGATATCTCATTAAGAATCAAACGCCTTAAAGAAACGGCATCTACCTTCAATGAATCTGTTAAAATACTATACTTTACGCAAGGAGGGCCAGAAGATTTAGCCTATGAAAATGGCATGGAAACACTCAAATTATTTGATGCAGCAGGCATTAAATATAAATATAGTGAATCACCTGGTGGACATACATGGATGGTTTGGCGTAAAAATTTATGGGATTTAGCTCCTTTACTTTTCAAGTAG
- a CDS encoding APC family permease, with translation MNENSNKEEKVSLKEAISIGIGGMVGGGIFAVLGLATDLAKGGTPISFLIAGAIALITAYSYAKLSVSFPDKGGTVKFINKGFGITVFSGGINNLLWISYIIMLSLYASAFGSYAPNLFAITNSQTLDAHIYGSVIIIIATLINYYSIAVVGKIESIAVIIKLVILLAFVAIGIYGLSSSTHLEQLSISNWESPLNLVVAGMMIFVAYEGFELIANAAPDIENPKKNIPKAYYGSVIFVIFLYIIISIITVGSLDFDEIATAKDYVLAEAAKPMLGTIGFTIITVAALISTFSAINASLYGGSRVSFELSQDDELPHQLTYQLWNQPIGLLITMVATLVLVNTLQLESISTAGSVGFLLIFACVNYVGFKLHKEIKSNKYITLIGCLSCSIALLTLIIKQFTTNRTNVLIAVGIVLFCFLIEFIYKRNEKNKAAN, from the coding sequence ATGAACGAAAACTCAAACAAAGAAGAGAAGGTCAGTTTAAAAGAAGCCATTTCTATTGGTATTGGCGGAATGGTGGGTGGCGGTATTTTCGCTGTACTAGGATTAGCCACCGATTTAGCGAAAGGCGGAACACCAATCTCTTTTTTGATAGCAGGAGCCATTGCCTTGATCACTGCTTATTCTTATGCCAAATTATCGGTTAGCTTTCCAGACAAAGGTGGAACCGTCAAATTCATCAATAAAGGATTTGGCATTACTGTTTTTAGTGGCGGCATTAATAATTTGCTTTGGATAAGCTACATCATCATGTTGTCACTTTATGCATCTGCTTTTGGGTCCTATGCTCCTAACCTATTCGCCATCACCAATAGCCAAACGCTCGACGCTCATATTTACGGCAGTGTGATTATCATCATAGCCACCTTGATAAACTATTACAGCATAGCGGTAGTGGGAAAAATAGAGTCCATAGCCGTTATTATTAAATTAGTAATTCTGCTGGCATTTGTTGCCATTGGAATTTATGGCTTGTCTAGCAGCACACACCTAGAACAATTGAGTATTTCTAACTGGGAGTCGCCACTAAATCTTGTGGTGGCAGGTATGATGATATTTGTGGCTTATGAAGGTTTTGAACTCATTGCCAATGCAGCTCCAGACATTGAAAATCCTAAGAAAAATATCCCAAAAGCTTATTACGGTTCTGTCATATTTGTTATTTTCCTTTATATCATAATCTCCATTATTACTGTAGGTTCACTGGATTTTGATGAAATAGCTACGGCAAAAGATTACGTATTGGCAGAAGCCGCTAAACCAATGTTGGGTACTATTGGCTTTACTATCATCACTGTTGCTGCCTTGATATCTACCTTCTCAGCCATTAATGCCTCTTTATATGGAGGGAGTAGGGTGAGTTTTGAACTCTCTCAAGATGATGAATTACCACACCAACTGACCTACCAACTATGGAACCAGCCAATAGGATTACTTATCACCATGGTAGCCACACTTGTACTGGTCAATACCTTACAATTAGAAAGCATTTCTACAGCAGGAAGTGTTGGTTTCCTCTTGATATTTGCCTGTGTAAACTACGTCGGTTTTAAACTTCATAAAGAGATAAAAAGTAATAAGTACATTACACTAATTGGATGCCTATCTTGCTCCATTGCATTACTAACCCTTATTATAAAGCAGTTTACTACCAATAGGACAAACGTATTGATAGCCGTAGGCATAGTGCTTTTCTGTTTCCTTATCGAATTTATTTACAAGCGAAATGAGAAAAACAAAGCTGCTAATTAG
- a CDS encoding TlpA family protein disulfide reductase → MIKENELVESIMVQDFDQQPIDLIQKYKGKPLLAIIYNNQCLGCTGRAIPLAYELQKENEGIQVIGIHTNFKNTQFTESDIKSIFTIDELPFPIFLDNGHAVYDQFDSEGTPQWVLITKYGHLSRSIFGSQDGAQNRLMYALEQLG, encoded by the coding sequence ATGATTAAGGAAAATGAATTAGTGGAATCAATAATGGTTCAAGATTTCGACCAACAGCCAATTGATTTAATACAGAAATACAAAGGAAAACCTCTTTTGGCTATTATCTATAATAACCAATGTTTAGGCTGCACAGGCAGAGCTATTCCATTAGCATATGAACTCCAAAAAGAAAATGAAGGAATTCAGGTCATAGGCATTCATACCAACTTTAAAAACACGCAATTCACAGAGAGTGACATCAAAAGCATTTTCACTATCGACGAGCTTCCCTTTCCTATTTTCTTAGATAATGGGCATGCAGTCTATGACCAATTTGATTCCGAAGGAACACCACAATGGGTATTAATCACCAAATATGGACACCTCTCTCGTTCCATTTTTGGCTCGCAAGACGGTGCTCAAAATCGTTTAATGTACGCATTGGAACAGCTTGGCTAA
- a CDS encoding 3'-5' exonuclease, with the protein MDFITIDFETATAQRDSPCEIGLTFVENFKIVGSKSWLIKPKYEEFNYFNIAIHGIRPTDVANKPEFNELWSEIKPLIENKFLIAHNAAFDFSVLRRTLEAYNLPFPELEYSCSYIFSKKVWEGLPAYDLKTLCNHNKISFNHHRAEADSRATAELSIQAFRKNGVHSKNDFPEKLRTNIGKLYDGGYKPSVTKKAYRSKALAK; encoded by the coding sequence ATGGATTTTATAACGATAGATTTTGAAACAGCGACAGCACAAAGAGACAGCCCTTGTGAAATTGGACTGACGTTTGTTGAAAATTTTAAAATTGTTGGGAGTAAGTCTTGGCTTATAAAACCAAAGTATGAAGAGTTTAACTATTTCAACATTGCCATTCATGGCATTAGACCAACAGATGTAGCTAACAAACCAGAATTCAACGAACTATGGAGCGAAATAAAACCCCTTATCGAAAACAAATTTCTAATTGCCCATAATGCAGCCTTTGACTTTAGTGTCTTAAGAAGGACCCTTGAAGCTTATAATCTCCCATTTCCTGAATTAGAGTATTCCTGTAGTTACATATTTTCCAAAAAGGTTTGGGAAGGGCTTCCTGCATACGACCTAAAAACCTTATGCAATCATAACAAAATCTCCTTTAACCACCATAGAGCAGAAGCTGACAGTAGAGCTACAGCTGAACTTTCTATTCAAGCATTCAGAAAAAATGGAGTACACTCAAAAAATGATTTCCCTGAAAAATTAAGAACAAATATTGGTAAACTGTACGATGGCGGCTATAAACCCTCAGTAACAAAAAAAGCATATCGTTCTAAGGCCTTAGCAAAATAG
- a CDS encoding SDR family oxidoreductase, translating into MKILLTGSTGYIGKRLLPVLIDAGHEVVCCVRDTKRFNPPESLRKSISVLKLDLLDTDSLKNIPEDIDGAYYLVHSMSASEDYQSLEEQSAINFRNALKRTQVKHVVYLGGIVNDTQLSKHLSSRKNVETELSKGDYYFTALRAGIIIGSGSASFEIIRDLVEKLPIMITPKWLNTKCQPIGISDVIAFLSKTIFHPETFNQNFDIGGPDVLTYKNMLLDFGKTRNLKRKIFVVPVMTPKLSSYWLYFVTSTSYKLATSLVNSMKVEVVCRDRHLASILGIRPLTYKEALERAFSKIENNEILSSWKDSYASSDLNFNISEFIQVPSFGCFKDSRSRTMKNPALSVAKIWAIGGSTGWYYGNWLWRIRGFMDKLSGGVGLRRGRTSPTSINVGDTIDFWRVLYADKEEGRLLLFAEMKLPGEAWLEFKTEGDKLIQTATFRPLGVAGRLYWYAVLPFHGFIFKGMLKAITNAKTVKNFSN; encoded by the coding sequence ATGAAAATACTTCTTACAGGTTCTACAGGTTACATTGGCAAGAGACTTCTTCCAGTTCTTATTGACGCTGGGCATGAGGTGGTTTGCTGTGTGAGAGACACTAAAAGATTTAATCCGCCTGAATCTTTAAGAAAAAGTATTTCCGTTCTGAAATTAGACCTGCTAGACACCGATTCTTTAAAAAATATCCCTGAAGATATTGATGGTGCCTATTATTTGGTGCATTCCATGTCTGCCTCTGAAGATTATCAATCTTTAGAAGAGCAGTCTGCCATAAACTTCCGCAATGCCCTTAAAAGAACTCAGGTCAAACATGTGGTATATTTAGGCGGCATAGTAAACGATACCCAGCTGTCCAAGCATTTATCTTCCAGAAAAAATGTAGAAACCGAGCTTAGCAAAGGCGATTATTATTTCACAGCATTACGAGCAGGAATCATCATTGGTTCTGGTAGTGCTTCTTTTGAAATTATTAGAGATTTGGTGGAAAAGCTACCAATCATGATTACTCCAAAATGGCTTAATACCAAATGCCAGCCTATTGGAATTTCAGATGTCATTGCTTTTCTTTCTAAAACCATTTTCCATCCTGAAACTTTCAATCAGAACTTTGACATCGGTGGACCAGACGTGTTGACCTATAAAAACATGCTTTTAGATTTTGGTAAAACCCGAAACCTGAAACGTAAGATTTTTGTGGTACCCGTCATGACGCCAAAACTCTCCTCCTACTGGCTTTATTTTGTTACATCCACCTCGTATAAACTAGCCACATCGCTGGTAAACAGCATGAAAGTAGAGGTAGTATGCCGCGATAGACACCTAGCAAGTATTTTGGGCATTAGGCCTTTAACGTATAAGGAAGCATTAGAAAGGGCTTTTAGCAAAATTGAAAACAACGAAATTCTCTCTAGTTGGAAAGATTCTTACGCCAGCAGCGACTTAAATTTCAACATCTCTGAATTTATCCAAGTCCCCTCTTTCGGTTGTTTTAAAGACTCTAGAAGCAGGACTATGAAAAATCCTGCTTTATCTGTAGCCAAAATCTGGGCCATTGGCGGAAGTACAGGTTGGTATTACGGAAATTGGCTGTGGCGAATCAGAGGTTTTATGGACAAACTATCTGGCGGTGTAGGCTTACGAAGAGGCCGAACCAGCCCCACAAGTATAAATGTAGGTGACACCATAGACTTTTGGCGAGTATTATATGCAGACAAGGAGGAAGGAAGGTTATTACTTTTTGCAGAAATGAAACTGCCAGGAGAAGCTTGGCTCGAATTTAAAACAGAGGGTGACAAACTCATTCAAACCGCCACTTTTAGGCCATTAGGCGTAGCAGGCAGGTTATATTGGTATGCGGTTTTGCCCTTTCATGGCTTCATTTTCAAAGGAATGCTAAAGGCCATAACTAATGCTAAAACCGTAAAAAACTTCTCCAATTAG
- the pta gene encoding phosphate acetyltransferase — MSKGIYITTTGPNSGKSIVSLGLMQMLLGKAAKVGYFRPIIDNLKEGKMDNHIRTMINHFELLIKPKDAYVFTRSELIDLLNKGKEDEIISRIIDRYKTLEDQFDFILVEGSDFSGESSIREWDINVLIAKNLGIPAIILATETGKTIDELAGNLQMATDSFIGNGVSVLMAIANKVLPENQKAVEQVLKERLPESVLIEVIPRNTRLSQPSLKEIVDELNGKVLFGEQYLNNQAGFFSVGAMQLRNYLNHLKESSLVITPGDRADIILGALQANLSANYPSISGIVLTGGLIPEESILKLIEGLSEVVPIISVNEGTFSITNRIGDIRPKVYAENTEKIRISMQVFEQNVDIESLENKLITFKQNGITPRMFQYNLLKRAKTHKKHIVLPEGYDERILKAAKQLVDLDVVNLTILGQPAKIAQVLASLDIQLDLSKVSIVNPTDSPDFDAYADTLYEMRKHKGLNQAMAKDLMEDVSYFGTMMVYKGDADGMVSGAAHTTQHTIRPALQFVKTKPGVSVVSSVFFMCLPDRVTVYGDCAINPNPSAEELAEIAISSAETSISFGIEPKIAMLSYSSGASGVGADVDVVRKATEIVKSKRPDLKVEGPIQYDAAVDMKIGKSKLPNSEVAGQASIFIFPDLNTGNNTYKAVQRETGALAIGPILQGLNKPVNDLSRGCTVNDIFNTVIITAIQAQGQ, encoded by the coding sequence ATGAGTAAAGGAATATATATTACTACCACGGGACCCAATAGTGGCAAGTCGATTGTCTCGCTTGGCTTAATGCAAATGCTCCTAGGTAAGGCTGCAAAGGTGGGTTACTTTAGACCTATCATTGACAACCTTAAAGAAGGCAAAATGGATAATCATATTAGAACTATGATCAATCATTTTGAACTACTCATAAAACCAAAAGATGCCTACGTTTTCACTAGAAGTGAGCTTATAGACCTCTTAAATAAGGGCAAAGAAGACGAAATTATCAGTAGAATTATTGACAGGTATAAAACACTGGAAGACCAGTTTGATTTTATCCTGGTAGAGGGTTCTGATTTCTCTGGCGAAAGCTCCATTAGAGAGTGGGATATTAATGTTTTGATTGCCAAAAACCTTGGCATTCCTGCCATTATTTTAGCTACCGAAACAGGAAAAACCATAGACGAGCTAGCAGGTAATTTGCAAATGGCTACAGACTCTTTCATAGGAAACGGTGTGTCTGTATTGATGGCTATTGCCAATAAGGTATTGCCTGAGAATCAAAAAGCAGTAGAGCAAGTTTTGAAAGAAAGATTGCCTGAGAGTGTTTTAATTGAGGTAATCCCAAGAAACACAAGACTATCGCAACCCTCTTTAAAGGAAATTGTGGATGAACTTAATGGCAAAGTCTTATTTGGAGAACAATACTTAAATAACCAAGCTGGCTTTTTTAGTGTAGGTGCCATGCAGCTAAGAAATTACTTAAACCATCTTAAAGAAAGCAGTTTAGTAATTACTCCAGGAGACAGGGCCGACATTATTTTGGGAGCACTTCAAGCTAACCTTTCTGCTAATTATCCGTCCATATCTGGCATTGTATTGACAGGTGGCTTAATTCCTGAGGAGTCTATTTTGAAACTCATAGAAGGTTTAAGCGAAGTGGTTCCTATCATTTCTGTGAATGAAGGTACTTTTTCTATCACCAACAGAATTGGCGATATAAGGCCTAAAGTATATGCTGAAAATACAGAGAAGATTAGGATTTCTATGCAAGTATTTGAACAAAATGTAGACATAGAAAGCCTTGAAAATAAACTCATAACTTTTAAGCAAAACGGAATCACACCGAGGATGTTCCAATACAATTTGCTTAAAAGAGCCAAAACGCATAAAAAACACATTGTACTTCCTGAAGGCTATGATGAAAGAATTCTAAAGGCGGCTAAACAATTGGTAGACCTTGATGTGGTGAACTTAACTATATTAGGCCAGCCTGCTAAAATTGCCCAAGTTCTGGCAAGTCTTGATATACAGCTTGACCTTTCAAAAGTAAGCATTGTAAACCCTACAGATTCCCCAGATTTTGATGCCTATGCCGATACCTTGTATGAAATGCGTAAGCATAAAGGTCTCAATCAAGCTATGGCAAAAGACTTAATGGAAGATGTATCTTACTTTGGCACTATGATGGTTTACAAAGGTGATGCAGACGGAATGGTTTCTGGTGCTGCTCACACTACGCAGCATACCATTAGGCCAGCTCTACAATTTGTCAAAACCAAGCCAGGAGTTTCCGTAGTTTCTTCTGTGTTTTTCATGTGCTTGCCAGACAGAGTTACCGTTTACGGCGACTGTGCCATAAACCCAAATCCTTCCGCAGAAGAACTTGCTGAAATAGCGATTTCTTCCGCAGAAACCAGTATTTCTTTTGGCATAGAACCTAAAATAGCCATGTTGTCATATTCTTCAGGAGCCTCTGGTGTGGGTGCTGATGTAGACGTGGTACGAAAAGCTACGGAAATAGTGAAGAGTAAAAGACCAGACCTAAAAGTAGAAGGTCCTATTCAATATGATGCCGCGGTGGATATGAAAATAGGTAAAAGCAAGCTACCTAACTCAGAAGTGGCTGGTCAGGCCAGTATCTTCATATTTCCAGATTTAAACACAGGGAATAATACCTACAAAGCAGTACAGAGAGAAACGGGAGCACTAGCCATAGGTCCCATTTTACAAGGCTTAAATAAACCTGTAAACGACCTGAGTAGAGGCTGCACAGTAAATGACATATTCAATACAGTAATCATAACCGCAATTCAAGCACAAGGTCAGTAA